tatatatatacatatatatatatacatatatatatacacatatacatatacatatatatacacatatatatatatatatatatatatatacatatatatacatatatatatatacatatatacatacatatatatatacatatatatatatacatatatacatacatatatatatacatatatatatatacatatatacatacatatatatatacatatatacatacatatatatatatatatatatatatatatatatatatatatacatacatatatacatacatatatatatatatatatacatacatatatacatacatatatatatatatatatatacatacatatatatatatatatacatacatatatatatatacatatatacatatatacatatatatacatatatacatacatatatatacatacatatatatatatatacatatatatatatatacacatatatatatatatatatatacatacatatatatatatatatatatatatatatatatatatacatatatatatatatacatacatatatatatatatatatatacatacatatatatatatatacatatatatacatatatacatatatatacacatatatatatatatatacacatacatatatatatatatatatatatatatatatatatacacacacacatatatatacatatacatacatatatatatacatatacatacatatatatatatacatatacatacatatatatacatatacatacatatatatacatatacatacatatatatacatatatacatatacatacatatatacatatacatatacatatatatatatatacacatatatatacatatatatacatatatatatacactaggggtgggaatctctgacatgaggccgattcgatatgtatctcgatacacaggttgcgattcgattgaaaaacgattatctttcagaacagaacggttcgatgcggttcgattaagtttgggaacgatacgattttcgattcgatacgattcatttaaatattcaaaacttatagtgacatttgttgattgtaaacattaatcttaaaacaccacaaatttttacagtatctacaaatgtgtttaaaaaaaaacaacaacaaaaatgtcttctatatttttatatattgaatcaattatttaaatggaccgcaacaaagggctgggcgatatgactgaaaaatgtatcaggttaaatatttattagtcgttattgagagttataattgttttttattttttattaatttttttttattcaaaataaggatcaggaaaaaaaggctgataattcaatttgaaatataaatatttaacctttaaaaagacaccaacacaattaaacagaatatgtgcacattgtgaagtatttcagaaacataaatttaagacaggaaataaacctaccgtccagccaaaagaaatatgaagccaccttaggaacaataaatctatcaaacacattttaaccacttaatatatccaaacatatttccaaaagtgcccttccctttttatcaacaatttttgtttttaacaatatttgtttttcttttgccatcatattcatttttggttaatgtatgacatctttttgttttttttaatctgagacaagatgatgaccacggaatcactactgtttatgttttgtttttttgggctgtcgttcattttgcgtttgatgacgtaatcacgggcacgtctcagttctcctatctgctgctcatgctagttgtagacattgacagggagccacaaactgagaaatgagatacttgcagtgtgcttttagcttagctggtgtgttggctgtgggacatacctgtgtcgtttgaatccatgcattggatcgtcacgggagttattctttttggctcgcgcgcagtaccaacgccggcccgggacatacaagtgcaccgagaggactcgatagcaatgggttagcttctgctaacttgcatgttgtcactcgttgtgcgcgcgcgcgccgtgtcgcgagcacggcgttgacggtaggctcctccccaaggtgcgtaacgtctttgcattatgtttacaacatccggggaatgaagcgtctctgagcgctaatttgctagctctctgtaaacagggaagtagcttgaatagtgatgctactgaaatgtaaacaaaacaagtagagcacggcgcagaactcttgctattgttatgaaaaccataaagcctcactcgcaaccgattcacagccacgcgatatccggtccacagctttacaagcgatgtatctaaggattcccggcggattttgtatcggttgagtctgctaccgatacggtcgtttagctccccttgacgaccgatggttcggtcgaatcggttttttgtcccacccctaatatacacatatatatatacacatatatatatatatatatatatatatatatatatatatatatatatatacacatatatatatatatatatatatatatatatatataagacatatttttagaaagaaaatacatatatttttcacAATAGCTTAAGTAATTtacttcatgaaaaaaaaaaataattttgaaagattttttttttttaaccgcatTATTGTTAAGTCATATTTTCTGAATGATGCCAAATATTATAAAACATTCCCAACaaaataatgattaaattattgtccttaaaaaaaaatccatcataaAGTAggctttttcaaaaaaactaacaaattttagtcattatttaggacaggggtgtcaaacatacgacccacgggctggatcaggcccgcaaaggggtttagtCCGGCCCGAATTtgtatagtttaaaaaaaataaaaataaattgtaatgtcagaccaaatcagccagccacaatcaaatatataaatttgttatttcacaaaaaaaaaaaaaaaaaaaaaaaacagtcctcagatgaataatgtaacttgtacacagAATCttcctggaagtcattattttacacacagcttaaagttatggtttgtttaaaaaaaccaaCATAAGTGTCACAAAATCAATTACtggaaacacaaacacatatgacaaggattaacgtccttataacttcatcattaactgtgccacacaatgcattctgggaactacaCTTGTTGATTTCACACGTCTGGAACGCAttccggcaaagtgttgccgtgtttcatttgcatttgtgttatttttttccaaaaaaaacaaaaaacaacttgcaTGTAGTTACTATATATCTTGCAAAatgcataataaaaacattttctcagATGATGTTCATAAACCACTTATTGATCCTTTATACATCATGAGCCAACACTTCATGTTGAACAGTAAATTATGAATGACTACATTTGTTAATCTACTATGAACATGCCTCACGTAAAAGGGTGCCAACTTCCCTGCGTTGCACTGTGAATGTAGTTTTGAAAATGTTGCACAACAGCACAGGATGTAAACGTTAGCAACCATTGAAATCTGGATTGCTCAAAGCTTTCACCACCTtccaacttcctgttttgaGAAATTCACTCTTGTCCTAACTTGCGTCGTTTTCAATCAAGTGACAACAGGCAAAAAAAGGTATGAAGACGATGGTGCGCTCTCTCGCTCTGGTCTCTCACCTGAAATGTCCACGATGACCCCTCCGGCCTCGGTGAGCACGGCGGCGCCCCCGGCCATGTCCCAGCAGTGGATGCCCTGGTGGTAGTACGCGTCGGCCGAGCCGCTGGCCACCAGGCACATGTTGACGGCGGCGCTGCCCGGCGAGCGGATGCTGCGGGTGGGAGAAGAAGAGGAACAGGAGGttgctaaccgtttagcataggctCATTTTGTTGGcgtttaataatgcatatatatacaggagataataaaaaatgagtAGTAGTTATATCCATTCATTCAACTCAGGGTCAACCTTAGTggattcaccaaaaaaaaaaaatgattctatGTAATAATTATGGAAGAGGATGAGTCAGTGaagagagaataaaaaaaaaaaatagtttgtcaggattctcactttattctcaaaattttgactttaaagtgagaattctgtcTTTATTCTTGGAATTCTGGCTTTAAAGTaagaattcatccatccatccatccattttcctgaccgcttattcctcacaagggtcagggGGGAAAGTTGACCAGGGAGTGACAAATAAACAGCTTAAAAGCAAGCTTCTTCTTTTCATGTCATTAAAAATGATATCCTATAATGCTCTCCCAACAGCGAGCGTGAGAACAAGCGGTCgactttttaaaaagtgtgttttaataagtttaagtGTGTTTAAACAGCAACGTGACAAGTAGAAAGCATCATTGTGGAATGAAAAACGTCTCCATAACAAATCGATtgagtgggaaaaaataaaaaataattcatgacCTATTTTACTGCTTGTATCACAACTTGTTCCATTTGCGCTATTTTTATTAAGTCTTGTTTTTAGGGCAAGAGGCATTGTTTGAAGCGTCACAGTCATTTTAATGTGGCCAATTATGGCCCGTGCGAGCTCATTGGTGGATATTTTCCACCGGAACTTGGTAGCCAATCAGAGAGGGGCTTCAACGATGAGCAGAGCAAACTACACGTTGTGTTTCAATTTTTGGCAAATGTTGTCATATGGCTCGTTTAAAATCATTTGGGAGGGGTAACActatagttattttatttttgggtgaCAAATCCTTTGCCCTTGCCTCAGTCCTaggtgaatgttttcttttttgcacaCAATCGGCCATGAAACCAAATCTCCCTGGCGGAGGTAATTACCCGTGCACGGGGATGGCGAGGATGCGCCTGAGGTTGGCCATCATGGTGTCGAAACGCTGCGGATCCTCTTTGAACCCCAACTCGGTCAGCACCAGGCAGCGGCTGAGATCTGCCACAAGTGGACAAGGAGGAGGTGAGGCTGGCTGGTGATATGTGGGCGCCACCTGTTGGTTACTAGCGGAAACACCGGCCTTCCCTCTGCCTCACCTTCCTGTCCGGATACCTTGATGGGAACGCCGTTGCAGAAGGCGCCCTTGCCTCTGCGCGCGGTGTACATTTTGTCCTCGATGCAACTGTACACCACGCCAAACTCGATCTGACAAGAACGTCGCAAACGAACGCAGCAATTAGCGAGGCGAGCTCAAGAAAAAACacttgatgacttttttttttttttttttttttttttaagagctcagaattgttcattcggtagtcttactgattcaacgtcttatcatcattgctcttttttttttgtgtgtgtgttttttgtgtgtgtgtgcgtgcgtttgcgtgcatgcgtttgcgtgcgtgcgtgcaaatacgtataaatttatactcattaattcacctaaagccttataaatatcccattaccctactccttaaccaggtacttcagaatcttgccagagtcgtgaggtttaaatggtcaggagaccagagaaaaggtcagaaaaaaatagagaaaagaaagataaatcaaagtgaaatccagcaccgaccaaacacttcctgccttccccatgattacaaaatcacttGATGACTTAATTACAGGCTGCATCACTGCAGCAATGAAATCATTATAGAGTGCTCACCGACATGACTCACAATGATCGTGGCCTACCTCTTTCTTGACTGTGAAGCCGATGGACACAGACACAAAAgggaacctaaaaaaaaaaaaaattaaaaaaaaaaaaataaataaataaattttttttaaaaaggaatacATTCGCCAAACTCCATCAGAGGTAACCTAATTAGCCTCACGTACAGCCGACGCCCAATTAGACGAGGCAAAACCAGAGGGATGCGCGCCGTACCTGTGGACGAAGTTGGTGGTGCCGTCGATCGGGTCGATGATCCAAGTGGGGTCGTCGGTGAGCGCGCTCGGGGCGCCCGCCGCCACAGACTCCTCTCCTATGAAGCTTCAAGGGGAACACAAAGCGGGACGACAATTATTAGGAACAGCAGAGTAGTGCTatcacttttaaatatttttgagaccGATTATTCCATTGAATAATCAAGCAAGCCCTCCCCTACACACATATTTTTAATCCACTAAGGTTAGACATAAGCTGAATTGTGTGTActtctattttattatcttcTACACATGTAcataaacaccaacaaaattagcctatgctaaagtGTTAGCAATCGTGATTAGCATTAGCCTGCCAACAATTACACAAACACTACCAGTGAGttcacacatactgtacattattaTATCACATATCATTatattacacaagtaaaagttacTTCCAGACGAtgtttcaacattattccatgaGTAAATATCTTCGATACATGTGCATTATTAAACAGCAActaaattagcctatgctaaatggTTAGCAATCGTGATTAGGGTGCTAGCAATTACAActgaaggtaaacaaacactaactaccAGTTAGTTTACACATACATTATTATATCACATATAATTATATTACACATGTGAAAGTTACTTCCAAGCAAagcttcaacattattccatgaGTAAACAAGGGtagagctagctgttagctacaTGAGGACAATAACTtcctgttcctgtcttcttctggGCACGTTGAGTGCATGACTGCCCTCTACTGGTTAAGTGATGAACTCATAAACCCGAGAggcaggttatattttggaatAATTACAGCCCTATCTTCTATACATGtgcattattaaacaccaacaaaattagcctatgctaaagggttagcaatcgcgattagcattagcgtgctagcaATTACAActgaaggtaaacaaacactaactaccatttagttcacacatatATTATTATATCACATATCATATTAAACATGTGAAAGTTACTTTCAAGCAAagcttcaacattattccatgaGTAAACAAGGGTAGAGCTAGCTGTGAGCTACATGAGGTCAATAACTtcctgttcctgtcttcttctggGCACGTTGAGTGCATGACTGCCCTCTACTGGTTAAGCGATGAACTCCTAAAACCGAGTGACAGGTTCTATTTTGGAATAATTACTGTCCACTTGTTTTTAGGACATTTAGAACTTCTTTTATTGTCTTTACAAAAATCCACTAAGTACTAAATCAGTGAATGTTTTTAAGCAGACAAATTACATCCGCCCTtcggccactagatggtggACAAACAGAAGAAATAAAGGTCAGATCACAGACAAGTCTTGGGTCTGGATTTTTTTAACTGGCTGTCCTCGGTGACATAATGGCGACGTCGTAGTAGCGTACCTGTGCGCGGGGAACTTTGCTTTGATGGAAGATATGATGAGCTGCTCCACTCGCTGGTCCGTCTCGGTCACGAGGTCCACTTGCGAGCTCTTGTGCATGACGGCGATGTCGCCCTGGAGGGCCTCGCGGATCACCTGGTGGGGGACCACCATGACAATGAGCAGTGATGTCGCACAGCATGTATGGCAGACTTTCTGGTCAATCATGagtcctatttatttatttatttcaaatttttcaGAGGGCtacactgtgactttttggggAGGTCATGCTAGGAACCCCAAAAGAATAGTGATTAAGAGCATggactttggatattttgtgcAATATGCAGAATGACATACCAATTTCCAAGCCAGAACAAGGTGATTTCCATgtcatttgttttaaccaaatGTATGGATTTAATAAACTAACCTTGCCAGCCTGTTTGGCCACTTCCACACAGTGTTCCATGCACTCTTGCCAAGGATCAGTCATCGCTGTCACAGTAAATGATTCGAGTCCAGCCCCAAATCCTGAAAGACAAAAATgcaaacttgtgtaaacataagCGTCACGCCTCGTCAGTATGAGCAATAAGAGCAGAACAATGTAGCACACGACGTGGTTGGTGGGTAAAGAAAGTATCCGATATCATATCAGACAAGAGTTGGCAAACCTGTCGGGTTGTACGCTTTTAGCAAGATGCCTGCGGGGATTCAATCTGCACCTGCAACCGGGCAGGGACGTCAACAAAACGAACGTTGGAGTGTTTAGACGGCCCGTCTTCAGTGACCCTCGACACTCTTCAGCTCGTCCCCGTTTCTCTAATTAAAAACGTCGTTCAAAGTTAAAACATTCCATGTAAGATTAGATAAAAAGTCATTTGACTTTGACACTTCGACAACTTCCGCGTTTAGCTCTCTGCGTTTCTACGATTGGTCAGCTTGTATCACGTGACGCTCATTCAGCATTTTTATTAGCTAGAATACTATCAACGGTTTTGATAGTTCATAAAATCGACATTACTTATTACGCTAGCTAGCATGCAAGTAAAGGGttaaattggggaaaaaacggaCGCTTAATGAACAATTTAAGACTTTAAAAGTAGCAGTCGCTGAATTGTCCACATGAAACGTTTGACAGTCACCCGGCTAGTGCAAAGCTATTGGCCAGTTTGTATCACCTGATTTCGATTCTGAGAGTTGATTGGTTAGAACGCTGTCAACTATCCAGTTATTTTCGTCGTGTTACTTGAATAGAATTTTGAGATCACAATATTTGATACCGAAATAAATCAGCGTTAAAATGTTAAAGTCTCTCATAAGGTTACATAAATAATATCCACAATCATTTCTcactcaaaaaataataatactgcgtTAGTTTACTCGCTTACTTTCGCTTGATTGGTCAGTTTATATCACATGAGGTtcccgtttgtttttgttttttgttttgttttgtttttttaattgttttctaCTTGTATCACATTTAAGTAGTAAGGGGAATCAAAACCTTAAACTGCATAAAATTATTATATGTTGCCGCTTTAGTTGATCGCGTTGATAGGTCAGCCAGTGTCACGTGAGTGTTATTCGACATTTTCATTGGCCAAAACATTGTCAACGTTTCCCTTTGAGAACTGATTGAGATTTCCAAGAGCATTCAttaaaacactgaaaaatatAACGGtgtgttttaaaattgtattaaatataaatcacACCGAGTACAGGGATTCATTTTTTACCATTCATTGCTTTTTGTAGCCATAAGGTGGCAGCAATACCTGGCTGTGTCCAGTAGTTAAAaattttatgtacagtattgtgCAATACAGTTGTTAAAGAAAAGGTCAAATAATCCATTTGGCAAAGTTCCCGATTTGAATTTACATGCTTTATGTAAGCCAATTGGATTCCacgaattaactttttttttcctctcttctgTCTTTTTCTGTGACATGCTTGTTTGGTCAGCTTGTCCAATGACAGCAATTATATCATTCTCTTCTTGGAGCTTGACATGGTTCccctcaaacaaacaaacccggGCGTTGTGTCTGGAAATTCTTCATGCCACCCTAATAGGAGTCACGCGGAGGCCCATGCAGTGGGGGCCTTGGAGAAAAATATCTGTCCTCTTCACCAATGCATGTCCGTCTATAGTGTGGTGTGTTGGGGTGGGAGGTGTCTGCAACATCTCTGAGAGGAGCAAACTCTCTTCGGGACCAAGCCTTTGAGCATCACCAAGTGACGATGTCATGGAGAGCATTCGATTTTTCCTCATTGAATTAGCCTGAAAGTAAATATCAGGCAGGCAAAGGGTTCGCGTTACTTGACATGTTGTGTTTCGCCTTCCTTGTCAAATGGATCATCTTTGGTGGTTGATGGTTAGAAAACTGAATTAAGTGATCCCTCAGATTGCAAACCATGGCGACCATCTACAAAGCCAGCGCAGCTGCATGTAAGTCCTAATTTTTCTTGCGGGTTTTTCAAATTCCGAGATATCACCTTTTCATTTTGAGTAGCTATCATGCCAAATGTCTTATTTCAAACCACGATTGAGTTATAAGAAAAAACGCAAATAATATAATTTGAATTATAGCCTGAATTCATTGAAAATGTGCATGTAAAATATCGCCCTATAAAGTTCAACTTTATAGAAACAgagtaataataacaaaattcaATAGaatgtaataaaacaaaacaaaacaaaacaaaaaaaaactgtttgtgCATCATGATGAATTCATTGTGGCTCCTCTTTGGCCACCAGAGAGTAGTAAAATACAGTCGtgtagacaaaaacaaaagaagtttcACAACTCCTGTAGGTGACCCGATTGGGCATTCAAcatagaggataaagaatatatgcatgCGAGTACTGCTATATTTTCTGATACAAGTGTGCTATTTATTTCCTATGATGTTTAccattatgttagcattaagctagcagacttcaaggtgttttttttttttaaatacgcatGTTCATGCCCCTTGTTTAACGTTTAGTTTTTCAGACTGACCCCCAaatcaaagaagaaaaaaatggcagaatggtgacgcccccccccccccccaaaaaaaaaaacaacaacaaaaaaacagtgaaagTGAAGCGAAAAGGGAAAAATTAGAACGTAAACGTAAGGaatcgcttttttttcttcttctttacattttattttattatgataaAAATCAGTTGGGTGGTGTTAgcttctggagttggatccccaaaacgcagacacgaataagattttaactctttatttgcataatatcgagaggcgtagaaaaaacttgacttgacgagaaacaacgagaatgtatcgacaatcacgagacgctaagctaacttgggccatgaagttgcacagaggaacagagataATATTacgacaaaaacacatttctcagacagcttatatagacagtgaatcaatctTATTGGCTGTTGACgagataaagagatgaaagattcctgacatctcATAGTGCACCACCAGTTAAAAccagatgccgattacatcagttcaaaacagacacttgaccctacggtcatgacccaaacataacccttgcgtgacagtaaacataacccttacatgaccctagtcacgacagtaagcataacccttgcatgacccaaacataaccctctcatgcccttgcatgacccaaaatacaataaaaattgtcAGATTTTTGCCATTTCTTCTGTCAAGGTGttgatttcaacaggtttgttggTGCTTTTCATGATGTGCGCGGCGCCACTGCGGGCCCATTTGGGCACGACGCCCAACATCAAGCACATCGTGATGGGCAGGTGCTTCAATTACGTCACACTCGTCAACCCCGGCGGCAGGTAACCGTCAGTTAAACCACCTCGAGCACTCACGGACGTTTTTAGTTTGATTTGATGCCATTTTTCAGTTATTTGATTAGCCTCAATTTGAATTGtgtagtgacttttttttttattgactttgTTTCCATTTCGATTATTCTTGTTTGTGTGCGCGCAGGTTCGACTGCGAGGAGATCTGGCGAGCGTTCGAGGAGGCGGTGCTGCGGCAGGCGTCGTGCGAGGTGGCCGCCGAGCACTACCGCCGGATGTTCCGGGCCATGCCGCAGACGGGCACCTGCGACCGGGTAACCGCCAAACTCCTCCTTTTCACAACAGTATCTGTTGTGATTTGTAGTGACTTTTGTAGTGatttgctgccaccttctggcctcTTAGTGTCAGGGAACTCTGTTCAACTGAGTTAAGGGGTTTCATTTAGACAATAATTGAGCTTTTCTGCTATTTTGTGGCCTTTAGGCACCAGGGAACTATTTTGAAATGAGTTGAGAAGCTTCTTTTAGGCAAAAGTAGTGATTTGCTGCCACCTTGTGGCTTCTTGGTGTCAGGGAACTCTGTTCAACTGAGTTAAGGGGTTTCATTTAGACAATAATTGAGCTTTTCTGCTATTTTGTGGCCTTTAGGCACCAGGGAACTATTTTGAAATGAGTTGAGAAGCTTCTTTTAGGCAAAAGTAGTGATTTGCTGCCACCTTGTGGCTTCCTGGTGTCAGGGAACTCTGTTCAACTGAGTTAAGGTGTTTCATTTAGACAAGTAGTTCCTTTCGGCCATATTAGCACCAAGAAACTaggttgaagtgagttgaggagattCATATggataaaagtagtgctttgctatCAAGGAGGCTATATTGAAGTGAGCTCAACAATGTAATTCTGACAAAAGTAgcactttgccgccatcttggagATGAGGAACTAT
This genomic window from Festucalex cinctus isolate MCC-2025b chromosome 20, RoL_Fcin_1.0, whole genome shotgun sequence contains:
- the LOC144009150 gene encoding inositol monophosphatase 1-like: MTDPWQECMEHCVEVAKQAGKVIREALQGDIAVMHKSSQVDLVTETDQRVEQLIISSIKAKFPAHSFIGEESVAAGAPSALTDDPTWIIDPIDGTTNFVHRFPFVSVSIGFTVKKEIEFGVVYSCIEDKMYTARRGKGAFCNGVPIKVSGQEDLSRCLVLTELGFKEDPQRFDTMMANLRRILAIPVHGIRSPGSAAVNMCLVASGSADAYYHQGIHCWDMAGGAAVLTEAGGVIVDISGGPFDLMSRRLIAASSGAVARSLASHLTQFHVGRDDTDGS